From candidate division KSB1 bacterium:
TCATTCGAATGTCCGAAGGAGAATGGGATAGCGTTATCGCTGTGAATTTGAAGGGGAGTTTCAATTGTTTGAAGGCCGCCGCCAAAGTGATGATGAAACAACGCAGTGGCAAGATTATCAACATCGCATCCGTGGTCGGAGTGATGGGTAATGTTGGTCAGGCCAATTATGCAGCTTCAAAGGGAGGGCTCATTAGCTTGACCAAAAGTGCTGCAAAGGAGTTGGCCGCCCGGGATATCACTGTTAACGCTGTGGCGCCTGGCTACATTGAAACCGATATGACCAAAAATTTGCCCGACGCGGTGAAATCGGCATTCTTGAATTTGATTCCGCTAAAACGGGCTGGGCAACCAGAAGATATTGCCCAGGTGGTCAGTTTTTTGGCCTCGCCAGCCGCCGATTATATCACAGGCCAGGTCATCCATGTCGATGGCGGCATGGTGATGTAATGACGAGCATTTTAGAAATCCAGGCATATCGAGAGAAATTTATCGGCACTACTATCCTCTGGATGACGTCAATTTAACTGATTTTTTAAGACAAATGAGAGACTACCAAGTTAGCTCAACTTCAAGAAACCAAAATTAAAGAACACACGATAGGAGGTGAAAACGGTATGGCATTAGAGGACCGAGTAAAAGAAATTATCGTCGATCAGTTGGGTGTCGATCCAAATGAAGTCACTGAATCCGCTCATTTCATCGAAGATCTCGGCGCTGATTCATTGGACACGGTCGAATTGGTAATGGCATTTGAGGACGAGTTCAAAATTGAGATCCCTGACGAGGATGCCGA
This genomic window contains:
- the fabG gene encoding 3-oxoacyl-[acyl-carrier-protein] reductase, with the protein product MDRKVALITGSGRGIGKAIAMKLAQDGMNIVICDIDEASINVTAQEISQLGVKAIAVKTDVTKSDEVNRLFDEALHAFGRVDVLVNNAGITRDNLIIRMSEGEWDSVIAVNLKGSFNCLKAAAKVMMKQRSGKIINIASVVGVMGNVGQANYAASKGGLISLTKSAAKELAARDITVNAVAPGYIETDMTKNLPDAVKSAFLNLIPLKRAGQPEDIAQVVSFLASPAADYITGQVIHVDGGMVM
- the acpP gene encoding acyl carrier protein, which codes for MALEDRVKEIIVDQLGVDPNEVTESAHFIEDLGADSLDTVELVMAFEDEFKIEIPDEDAEKITTVGSAIEYLKSKGAK